In one window of Armatimonadota bacterium DNA:
- a CDS encoding pyridoxal phosphate-dependent aminotransferase produces the protein MADRTPSRDLSRLLTRRAETMTSFLVMDILEEALALERQGEHIIHLEVGEPDFPTPACIVEAMNRAIAAGHTRYTHSMGIAELREAICERYREHYGVEVRCDQVVITSGTSPALLLALAVLVEPGDEVIISDPGYACYPNFVELLGGRCVFFPLSEADGFQYDPARVAEHITPRTKAIIVNSPANPTGVVLEESVLGELAALGPPVISDEIYHGLTYGVEAQTMLRFTDRAFVLDGFSKRYAMTGWRLGYVVAPPMSVRAIQKIQQNLFICANSFAQWAGVAAIRSADAEVERMRGTYDERRRYLVPALRELGFGVRSEPSGAYYVLADARRMCDDSVAFARELLQHAKVAVAPGVDFGRNAEGYVRFSYANSLDNIREGVARLREYLGSRG, from the coding sequence ATGGCCGACCGCACCCCCTCTCGCGACTTATCTCGGCTGCTGACGCGCAGGGCCGAAACCATGACATCCTTCCTGGTCATGGACATCCTCGAAGAGGCCCTCGCTCTCGAGCGCCAGGGAGAACACATCATCCACCTCGAGGTGGGCGAGCCCGACTTCCCTACGCCCGCCTGCATCGTAGAGGCGATGAATCGAGCCATCGCCGCCGGACACACGCGCTACACGCACAGCATGGGTATAGCCGAGCTGCGCGAGGCCATCTGCGAGCGGTATCGCGAGCACTACGGCGTCGAGGTCAGGTGCGATCAGGTCGTTATCACCTCGGGCACCTCCCCCGCCCTGCTGCTGGCGCTGGCAGTGCTGGTCGAGCCGGGCGACGAGGTCATCATCAGCGATCCGGGCTATGCCTGCTACCCGAACTTCGTCGAACTGCTGGGCGGGCGGTGTGTGTTCTTCCCGCTCTCGGAAGCCGACGGGTTTCAGTACGACCCGGCGCGGGTCGCAGAGCATATCACGCCGCGCACGAAAGCGATCATCGTCAACTCGCCCGCGAATCCCACCGGCGTCGTCCTCGAGGAATCGGTGCTCGGGGAACTCGCCGCTTTGGGGCCGCCGGTCATCTCCGACGAGATCTACCACGGGCTGACGTACGGCGTCGAAGCGCAGACCATGCTGCGATTCACGGATCGCGCGTTCGTGCTCGACGGCTTCTCGAAACGATATGCGATGACGGGCTGGCGACTCGGATACGTGGTGGCGCCGCCGATGTCCGTGCGGGCCATTCAGAAGATCCAGCAGAACCTATTCATCTGCGCCAACTCCTTCGCCCAATGGGCTGGCGTGGCCGCGATTCGCAGCGCAGACGCAGAAGTCGAGCGTATGCGTGGCACCTATGACGAGCGCCGGCGCTACCTCGTCCCCGCTCTGCGAGAGCTGGGCTTCGGGGTGAGATCCGAACCGAGCGGTGCGTATTACGTGTTGGCGGACGCGCGGCGGATGTGTGACGATTCGGTGGCGTTCGCTCGCGAACTGCTGCAACACGCCAAGGTCGCGGTCGCGCCCGGGGTGGACTTCGGGCGCAACGCTGAGGGGTATGTGCGCTTCTCCTACGCCAACTCGCTGGACAACATCCGCGAGGGAGTCGCCCGCCTGCGGGAGTATCTCGGCTCGCGCGGCTGA
- a CDS encoding VCBS repeat-containing protein, which translates to MPNLNRVVPRMRSALVAAALVALCASCALAAGVTEVWRIDRDPTEQSPANMPVLAGPVAYAPMVGDVPRFLAVVLGQRLIISDGSGRQVWSLDLEGDAQGTLAVADVDRNGHAELLVALDDGVLCVRADGTIAWRRAVEDMIGSAVCANLIGDERLEVLAADGHGGLTCLGPDGRVLWHLLAENARRPVDKDPFISRFNWNFERYLNRDATCAPAAGDVDGDGAAEILFVTEPGYLYCLSGRGDWKWQFKAGAACYGAPVIADLDNDGSAEIIVGSDDRHLYILRGATGETLATVPTEWGVTPSIAAADLDDDGTAEIVFSDGRGVLYCCDATGGERWRLPFKPESRTSDHGDEAIAPPAIADVDGDGALELVFGMKRRELLYVISAGGGIEATYTLETGKPVLLADSGMTDTAVVADLDADGRLEIVAATRLFATCCVRAGGAADVQVAWAGARGNAELTGCAPEQRGGATPSDLQRARGAQTGAIALSHDAASLVDGVLTAGVGRPADVPAVLLTTVRTTSGARELRIDQVLTEDDVFGIPLPVADNWPTGVQCVEVSVPDGRVMAAASADISLSAVSACKLVHEDALSMADLSIRQLHLNWPNKVALAAARAAAVPAGTGEPASPLDWARRDLRVAAELRALTGAVERQRSQSGTDALVTWAANPWDSFDPGSAWLDAESPVSAALAVSLYQGEYEAAAANLLNVSAQPLEVRVAAADLVAEDGTTLPAGEHLVLRETTMVPRHAGDRVGDALVSLGEAGIIRIAPMRAAQLWVTVRSGQAAPGLYEGRITLTEMTPDGKSAVVPLRVRVWPIALPEKSPVRFCTWAYLDNSAFADRIDAAMADLVAHKNTVFTVSGGVTIPYDDTGEVLEPDWDALDTQLDRYAGHGIILINEPGLKFVGQGAAPPEAEQGAHTRALRLLATHLAEKGLDYSDWAIYVTDEPGLEHGPRIEYLIEHGRRIKAADPRIRNYTDPIVVMSREDLRRAAPYVDIWCPEQDSFYRVWGPTPDMYPEERLAIMRADSPEVWTYECFPRVKRISPLGYYRHQAWLGWQMGLNGLGFWTYCTSPDDPWTPTKDEYLLVYPGRDGPIPSKRWEACRDGVEDYEALWLARRAVEDAVSRGEPGARDARAEIDRLVRTVIEERAVWPVLQDARERIAEMTMSLLGPR; encoded by the coding sequence ATGCCCAATCTGAACCGCGTAGTCCCTCGAATGCGCAGCGCTCTGGTTGCCGCGGCGTTGGTCGCACTATGCGCGAGTTGTGCGCTCGCCGCCGGGGTGACGGAAGTCTGGCGCATTGACCGCGACCCGACGGAGCAGAGCCCGGCCAACATGCCTGTTCTCGCAGGGCCCGTGGCCTACGCGCCGATGGTCGGCGACGTGCCCCGCTTTCTCGCCGTGGTGCTGGGTCAGCGGCTGATAATCAGCGATGGGTCGGGCCGGCAAGTGTGGTCGCTGGATCTCGAGGGCGACGCGCAGGGGACTCTCGCCGTCGCGGACGTGGACCGCAACGGGCACGCCGAGCTGCTCGTGGCGCTTGACGACGGAGTGCTGTGCGTGCGCGCCGACGGCACCATCGCATGGCGCCGGGCGGTCGAGGACATGATCGGTTCGGCGGTCTGCGCCAACCTGATCGGCGACGAGCGGCTGGAGGTGCTGGCGGCCGACGGCCACGGCGGGCTGACATGCCTCGGCCCCGATGGCCGGGTCCTGTGGCATCTGCTGGCCGAAAACGCGCGGCGGCCGGTTGACAAGGACCCCTTCATCTCTCGCTTCAACTGGAACTTCGAGCGTTACCTGAATCGCGACGCGACGTGCGCGCCTGCCGCGGGTGACGTGGATGGCGACGGCGCCGCGGAGATCCTGTTCGTCACGGAGCCGGGTTATCTCTATTGCCTCTCAGGCCGCGGCGACTGGAAGTGGCAGTTCAAGGCGGGTGCCGCATGCTACGGCGCGCCCGTGATCGCGGATCTGGATAACGACGGATCCGCGGAAATCATCGTGGGCAGCGATGACCGCCATCTCTACATTCTGCGCGGCGCGACGGGTGAAACGCTCGCCACCGTGCCCACAGAGTGGGGAGTCACACCCAGCATCGCCGCCGCCGACTTGGACGACGACGGCACTGCCGAAATCGTTTTCAGCGACGGCCGCGGCGTTCTCTACTGCTGTGACGCGACGGGCGGCGAGCGTTGGCGTCTGCCGTTCAAGCCGGAATCGCGGACATCGGACCACGGCGACGAAGCTATCGCGCCACCGGCCATCGCCGATGTGGACGGCGACGGGGCGCTGGAACTCGTCTTCGGCATGAAGCGCCGGGAACTGCTGTACGTGATCAGCGCCGGCGGGGGAATTGAGGCGACCTACACTCTCGAGACGGGCAAGCCGGTGCTCCTGGCGGACAGCGGAATGACGGACACTGCGGTCGTGGCTGACCTTGATGCCGACGGACGGTTGGAGATCGTCGCGGCCACCAGGCTTTTCGCCACGTGCTGTGTGCGCGCCGGAGGGGCGGCCGATGTCCAGGTCGCATGGGCTGGAGCGCGCGGCAACGCGGAGTTGACGGGATGTGCGCCGGAGCAGCGCGGCGGGGCGACGCCGTCTGACCTGCAGCGAGCACGTGGCGCACAGACCGGTGCCATCGCCCTGTCACACGACGCGGCGTCGCTGGTGGACGGCGTGCTGACGGCCGGGGTCGGCCGCCCCGCGGATGTGCCCGCCGTGCTGCTGACCACGGTCCGCACGACGTCGGGCGCCCGCGAGCTTCGCATTGACCAAGTGCTGACGGAAGACGATGTGTTCGGCATCCCGTTGCCGGTCGCGGATAACTGGCCGACGGGCGTGCAGTGCGTGGAGGTGAGTGTCCCGGACGGGCGGGTCATGGCGGCCGCATCCGCGGACATCTCGTTGTCGGCCGTCAGTGCCTGCAAGCTGGTGCACGAGGATGCGCTGTCCATGGCGGATCTCTCCATTCGGCAACTTCATCTGAACTGGCCGAACAAGGTCGCCCTCGCGGCAGCGCGAGCGGCGGCGGTCCCGGCGGGGACCGGTGAACCGGCATCCCCGCTGGATTGGGCCCGACGGGATCTGCGAGTCGCAGCAGAGTTGCGGGCCCTTACAGGCGCGGTCGAGCGACAGCGCTCGCAGAGCGGCACCGACGCTCTCGTGACGTGGGCCGCCAACCCATGGGATTCCTTCGATCCCGGCAGTGCGTGGCTGGATGCGGAATCGCCGGTCTCGGCGGCGCTGGCCGTTTCGCTCTACCAGGGCGAATACGAGGCGGCCGCGGCGAATCTGCTCAATGTTTCGGCGCAGCCGCTGGAAGTGAGGGTGGCGGCGGCTGACTTGGTCGCAGAAGATGGGACGACGCTTCCGGCGGGCGAGCATCTCGTGTTGCGCGAGACGACGATGGTGCCGCGACATGCAGGTGACCGCGTCGGCGACGCGTTGGTGTCGCTCGGTGAGGCGGGCATCATTCGCATCGCGCCGATGCGCGCGGCGCAGTTGTGGGTCACCGTGAGGAGCGGACAAGCGGCTCCAGGCCTTTATGAGGGGAGGATCACCCTCACTGAGATGACGCCGGATGGCAAGAGCGCCGTCGTGCCGCTGCGGGTGCGCGTGTGGCCTATCGCTCTGCCCGAGAAGTCGCCCGTGCGCTTCTGCACCTGGGCATATCTCGACAACAGCGCCTTCGCCGACCGGATCGACGCGGCGATGGCTGACCTGGTGGCGCACAAAAACACGGTGTTCACCGTATCCGGCGGCGTCACGATTCCGTACGACGATACCGGGGAAGTGCTCGAGCCGGACTGGGATGCGCTGGACACGCAGCTCGACCGGTACGCCGGCCACGGCATCATCCTTATCAACGAGCCGGGCCTGAAGTTCGTCGGACAGGGCGCCGCGCCGCCGGAGGCCGAGCAGGGAGCGCATACGCGCGCCCTGAGGCTGCTCGCCACGCACCTCGCCGAGAAGGGGCTGGATTACTCGGACTGGGCGATCTACGTCACGGACGAGCCGGGGCTCGAGCATGGGCCGCGAATCGAGTACCTCATCGAGCACGGGCGGCGGATCAAGGCGGCCGACCCTCGCATCCGGAACTACACCGACCCCATCGTGGTAATGAGCCGGGAAGATCTCCGCCGCGCCGCGCCGTACGTGGACATCTGGTGCCCGGAGCAGGATTCCTTCTATCGCGTTTGGGGGCCGACGCCTGACATGTATCCCGAGGAGCGGCTGGCGATCATGCGCGCCGACAGCCCGGAGGTGTGGACATATGAATGCTTCCCGCGCGTGAAGCGGATATCACCGCTCGGCTATTACCGTCACCAGGCGTGGTTGGGGTGGCAGATGGGCCTCAATGGCCTGGGGTTCTGGACCTACTGCACGAGTCCCGACGACCCGTGGACGCCGACGAAGGACGAATACCTGCTCGTGTATCCCGGGCGGGACGGACCGATCCCCAGCAAGCGCTGGGAGGCCTGCCGCGACGGGGTCGAGGACTACGAAGCCCTGTGGCTGGCTCGCCGGGCGGTAGAAGACGCAGTCTCGCGCGGGGAACCGGGCGCGCGAGATGCTCGAGCCGAGATTGACCGCCTGGTTCGAACCGTAATCGAAGAGCGGGCCGTTTGGCCCGTGCTGCAGGATGCGCGGGAGCGCATCGCGGAGATGACTATGTCCTTGCTGGGGCCTCGGTAG
- a CDS encoding thiolase family protein yields the protein MKEVVIVDGVRTAQGTLGGVLKDVPAHRLGTTVTQALLERSKLDPAIIDEVVFGHCIQTSDSPNTARVVALNAGIPFHVPAWTVHRNCASGAQAVADAYKCIQMGEGEIYIAGGVESMSNSPYVSRDTRFGKRLRHAELIDSLWEGLTDPVCNQIMGRTAENLAEEFDITREEQDHFAVRSHKLAFRATREGKFKDEIVPVTVPKKVAGREVPPDIITEDEGINVALTEQMLSSYPAVFKEGGSVTPGNACPISDGAAACLIMTEEKAKELGYNEPLGYIRSYGFAAVEPERMGVGPTKAAPLALERAGLKLEDMDLIELNEAFAAQVIACDRILHLNMDITNVNGGAIALGHPVGCTGARIVITLLNEMKRRGARYGLATECVGGGMGGAIVVERK from the coding sequence ATGAAGGAAGTCGTAATCGTTGATGGCGTTCGCACCGCGCAAGGTACGCTTGGCGGCGTGCTCAAGGACGTTCCCGCACATCGCCTCGGCACGACTGTTACACAAGCCCTATTGGAGCGCAGCAAACTCGATCCCGCGATTATTGACGAGGTGGTCTTCGGGCACTGCATCCAGACCAGTGACTCCCCCAACACCGCGCGGGTCGTTGCGCTCAATGCGGGTATCCCGTTCCACGTGCCCGCGTGGACCGTACACCGCAACTGCGCGTCCGGGGCGCAGGCCGTAGCCGACGCCTACAAGTGCATTCAGATGGGTGAAGGCGAGATCTACATCGCCGGCGGGGTCGAAAGCATGAGCAACTCGCCCTATGTCTCGCGCGATACCCGCTTCGGCAAGCGCCTGCGCCACGCGGAGTTGATAGACTCCTTGTGGGAAGGACTGACCGACCCGGTCTGCAATCAGATCATGGGGCGCACGGCGGAGAACCTCGCCGAGGAATTCGACATCACCCGCGAGGAGCAGGACCATTTCGCCGTCCGCAGCCACAAGCTGGCGTTCCGCGCGACTCGCGAAGGCAAGTTCAAGGATGAGATCGTTCCTGTCACCGTGCCCAAGAAAGTCGCGGGGCGAGAAGTGCCGCCGGATATCATCACCGAGGACGAAGGCATCAACGTCGCCTTGACGGAGCAAATGCTGTCGTCCTACCCGGCGGTATTCAAGGAGGGCGGAAGCGTGACCCCGGGGAACGCGTGCCCGATCAGCGACGGCGCGGCGGCCTGTCTCATCATGACCGAGGAGAAGGCGAAGGAACTCGGTTACAACGAGCCCCTGGGCTACATCCGTTCGTACGGATTCGCAGCTGTGGAACCGGAGCGCATGGGGGTCGGGCCCACCAAGGCCGCGCCGCTGGCTCTCGAGCGTGCCGGGCTGAAGCTCGAGGATATGGACCTGATTGAGCTTAATGAGGCATTCGCGGCGCAGGTCATAGCGTGTGACCGGATTCTGCATCTCAACATGGACATCACGAATGTCAACGGCGGCGCGATTGCGCTCGGGCATCCGGTGGGGTGCACGGGAGCGCGCATCGTCATCACGCTGCTCAACGAGATGAAGCGCCGAGGCGCCCGATACGGCCTGGCCACGGAGTGCGTCGGCGGCGGCATGGGTGGCGCGATCGTCGTCGAGCGGAAATAG
- a CDS encoding 3-hydroxyacyl-CoA dehydrogenase produces the protein MYIYKAAVVGAGAMGAEIAQTISFSGLPVVIKDVNQELVDKGIEKARSIYQRRVDRGKMSASDVEPKMALISGSTTYDGFGDVDIVIEAVPEKMDLKKKIFKELEEATPETCILASNT, from the coding sequence ATGTATATCTACAAGGCAGCGGTTGTAGGTGCGGGAGCAATGGGCGCGGAGATCGCGCAGACCATCTCTTTCTCCGGTCTGCCGGTGGTGATCAAGGACGTCAATCAGGAACTGGTGGACAAAGGCATTGAGAAAGCGCGGTCGATCTACCAGCGGCGGGTTGATCGGGGCAAGATGTCGGCTTCCGATGTGGAACCGAAGATGGCGCTCATTTCGGGTTCCACGACGTACGACGGGTTTGGGGATGTTGACATCGTCATCGAGGCGGTCCCCGAGAAGATGGACCTGAAGAAGAAGATCTTCAAGGAGCTCGAGGAGGCGACGCCGGAGACGTGCATCCTCGCCAGCAACAC
- a CDS encoding SAM-dependent methyltransferase produces the protein SRPLTGVFALHSPMRPNPIGMTRVRLVRRAGNRLVVEGLDALDGSPVLDIKSG, from the coding sequence CGTCGAGGCCGCTCACGGGTGTCTTTGCCCTGCACAGCCCAATGCGGCCGAATCCCATTGGCATGACGCGCGTGCGCCTCGTGCGCCGCGCGGGCAATCGTCTCGTCGTCGAAGGGCTCGACGCCCTCGACGGCAGCCCCGTCCTCGACATCAAGTCGGGCTAG
- a CDS encoding ATP-binding protein: MRIVVASGKGGTGKTTVATSLALSLPQAQFVDADAEEPNAHLFLHPRIEHTVPVHMMVPEIDPDSCTYCGKCAEFCHFNALAVVKRQVLVFPELCHGCGGCLVVCPERAVREVQRQIGEVEIGNARGMRFVQGRLRPGEPSAVRIVQRELAEIESDTCAVVDAPPGTACAVVEVIGGADFCLLVTEPTPFGLHDMVMAADAAKELGVPAGVIINRSGRRDALIEEGCRERGLPTLMRIPFRREIAEAYSRGRCLVDAFPEYGERFRGLFGEIRRSTPS, translated from the coding sequence ATGAGGATAGTCGTTGCCAGTGGAAAAGGGGGCACCGGCAAGACGACCGTTGCCACCAGCCTGGCCCTGTCGCTGCCCCAGGCGCAATTCGTGGACGCCGATGCCGAGGAGCCGAACGCGCATCTGTTCCTGCATCCGCGCATCGAGCACACGGTGCCGGTCCACATGATGGTCCCGGAAATTGACCCGGATTCTTGCACCTACTGCGGCAAGTGCGCGGAGTTCTGCCACTTCAACGCTTTGGCGGTCGTCAAGCGGCAGGTCCTCGTTTTCCCCGAGCTGTGCCACGGCTGCGGTGGGTGCCTGGTCGTGTGTCCGGAGCGGGCGGTGAGAGAGGTGCAGCGTCAGATAGGGGAAGTTGAGATCGGAAACGCCCGCGGAATGCGGTTCGTTCAGGGGCGCCTGAGACCGGGGGAGCCGTCGGCGGTGCGCATCGTGCAACGCGAGCTGGCCGAAATCGAGTCCGACACCTGCGCGGTCGTGGATGCGCCGCCAGGCACAGCGTGCGCCGTAGTCGAGGTCATCGGGGGTGCCGACTTCTGCCTGCTCGTGACGGAGCCGACGCCGTTCGGGCTTCACGACATGGTCATGGCGGCGGACGCCGCGAAGGAACTCGGCGTGCCCGCCGGCGTCATCATCAACCGCAGCGGGCGGCGCGATGCTTTGATCGAAGAAGGTTGCCGCGAGCGCGGTCTTCCCACGCTGATGAGGATCCCGTTCCGCCGCGAGATCGCTGAGGCGTATTCGCGTGGGCGATGCCTCGTGGACGCCTTCCCTGAGTATGGCGAGCGCTTCCGCGGCCTGTTCGGTGAGATTCGAAGGAGCACGCCGTCGTGA
- a CDS encoding ATP-binding protein — protein MKELLVISGKGGTGKTTVLGSFAVLSESKVLADADVDAPNLHLLLAPQMRSEEEYIGAAFAVMNAESCTGCGLCEQSCRFGAISDLEINPRRCEGCGVCAVVCPAGAIAMREEPTGRIFVSDTRYGPLIHARLNPAAEASGKLVTQVRERARRLAGDAGAELILTDGSPGIGCPVIASLAGVDYALVVTEPTPPGRHDMERVLQVAAHFGVPAGLCVNKWDLNPQLAEEIEQVGEAADALPLARIPFDDAVAESTVEGVPLVEHASDGLARAAIVDLWQAVARSL, from the coding sequence GTGAAGGAATTGCTCGTCATCAGCGGCAAGGGCGGCACGGGGAAAACAACGGTGCTCGGCTCCTTCGCAGTGCTGAGCGAGAGCAAGGTCCTGGCGGACGCCGATGTGGACGCGCCGAACCTCCATCTGCTGCTCGCCCCGCAGATGCGCAGCGAGGAGGAGTACATCGGCGCGGCGTTCGCTGTGATGAACGCCGAGTCGTGCACTGGCTGCGGGCTGTGTGAGCAGTCATGCCGGTTCGGCGCGATCTCGGACCTGGAAATCAACCCGCGGCGCTGCGAGGGCTGCGGGGTATGCGCTGTCGTGTGCCCCGCGGGTGCCATCGCCATGCGCGAGGAGCCCACCGGGCGCATCTTCGTGTCCGACACGCGGTATGGCCCGCTGATCCACGCCAGACTGAACCCCGCCGCTGAGGCGAGCGGCAAGCTCGTGACTCAGGTTCGCGAGCGCGCGCGGCGACTCGCCGGCGACGCCGGAGCGGAGCTGATTCTCACCGACGGCTCACCAGGCATCGGCTGCCCGGTCATTGCGTCGCTTGCCGGCGTGGACTACGCGCTCGTCGTCACCGAGCCGACGCCTCCGGGGCGGCACGACATGGAGCGGGTGCTTCAGGTTGCGGCGCATTTCGGCGTGCCCGCCGGCCTCTGTGTCAATAAGTGGGACCTTAATCCGCAGTTGGCCGAGGAGATCGAGCAAGTGGGGGAGGCAGCGGACGCCTTGCCGCTCGCTCGCATACCGTTCGACGACGCGGTCGCGGAATCCACCGTAGAAGGCGTGCCGCTCGTCGAGCATGCATCGGATGGGCTGGCCCGGGCCGCCATCGTTGATCTCTGGCAAGCGGTTGCCCGGTCGCTGTGA
- a CDS encoding rubrerythrin, producing the protein MPDFANPFSGNVPRPMSDQELIRAIRIAVAAEEEAVHMYTAQAEAAQNALAKKVLLDIADEERVHAGELLELLRRLAPDEARLLDEGKQEVEDMAQETG; encoded by the coding sequence ATGCCGGATTTCGCGAACCCGTTCTCCGGGAACGTGCCGCGGCCGATGAGCGACCAGGAGCTGATCCGGGCGATCCGCATCGCGGTCGCGGCAGAAGAGGAAGCGGTGCACATGTACACCGCCCAGGCCGAGGCAGCCCAGAACGCACTGGCGAAGAAGGTGTTGCTCGACATCGCCGACGAGGAGCGCGTGCACGCCGGGGAACTCCTCGAACTGTTGCGCCGCCTCGCACCGGACGAAGCGCGGCTGCTCGACGAGGGCAAGCAGGAAGTGGAAGACATGGCGCAGGAGACGGGCTGA
- a CDS encoding 4Fe-4S binding protein yields the protein MPDLSLATEYMGVSLANPLIVASAGITETADRLRRAEDAGAGAAVMKSWFEMDIVRQSPTPRFRLLRRGVPGFRSTTLYSFEQASGFDLDRYAEEVRRAKEILDMPVFASANCVSDRGWTEFAQAMEQAGADGLELNVSCPFGPQMLGQTVVQDEMVRVTRLVKSATRVPAATKITPQLANPVAAARAIQDAGADGLVMFNRFTGLDVDVERERPIMHGGYAGHGGPWALQYVLRWISATYPQVSVPIASSGGAADGADVVKLILCGATAVETCAAVVLGGWEVIPRLLQGLTDFMESKGYASPSAFRGKVCASVIPMEEVDRRRVAVAEIDAERCTACALCERVCIYDAAQPSNEKYAVLAEACSGCGLCEQVCPARAIAMSPVTD from the coding sequence TTGCCCGACCTCAGTCTCGCCACGGAATACATGGGAGTGTCACTGGCTAACCCACTGATCGTCGCCTCCGCCGGCATCACGGAAACCGCGGATCGGCTGCGACGCGCCGAGGACGCCGGGGCCGGCGCGGCGGTTATGAAATCGTGGTTCGAGATGGACATCGTGCGCCAATCGCCGACGCCGCGCTTCCGCCTCCTGCGCCGGGGAGTGCCCGGCTTCCGCTCAACGACGTTGTACTCCTTCGAGCAGGCCAGCGGCTTCGACCTCGACCGCTACGCGGAGGAGGTGCGCCGCGCGAAGGAAATCCTTGACATGCCCGTCTTTGCGAGCGCCAACTGCGTCAGCGACCGGGGGTGGACCGAGTTCGCGCAGGCGATGGAGCAAGCCGGCGCCGACGGCCTCGAACTCAACGTGAGCTGTCCCTTCGGCCCGCAGATGCTGGGGCAAACGGTGGTGCAGGACGAGATGGTGCGCGTGACGCGTCTCGTCAAATCGGCAACGCGCGTGCCGGCGGCGACGAAGATCACCCCGCAGTTGGCGAATCCCGTGGCGGCCGCGCGCGCTATCCAGGATGCCGGCGCCGACGGGCTCGTGATGTTCAACCGTTTCACCGGCCTCGACGTTGACGTGGAACGAGAGCGCCCGATTATGCACGGCGGCTATGCGGGTCACGGTGGGCCGTGGGCGCTCCAGTACGTCCTGCGCTGGATCAGCGCGACCTACCCGCAGGTATCAGTCCCCATCGCATCGAGCGGCGGCGCTGCCGACGGCGCGGACGTCGTCAAGCTCATCCTGTGCGGGGCGACGGCGGTGGAAACGTGCGCGGCGGTGGTCCTCGGCGGCTGGGAAGTGATCCCCCGTCTGCTGCAAGGGCTCACCGACTTCATGGAGTCAAAGGGGTACGCGTCGCCGAGCGCGTTCCGCGGGAAGGTGTGCGCCAGCGTCATCCCGATGGAGGAGGTCGATCGGCGGCGGGTGGCCGTCGCCGAGATTGACGCGGAGCGGTGCACGGCGTGCGCGCTCTGCGAGCGCGTGTGCATCTACGATGCGGCGCAGCCCTCAAACGAGAAATACGCCGTGCTCGCCGAGGCGTGCAGCGGCTGCGGCCTGTGCGAGCAGGTGTGCCCCGCGCGCGCGATCGCGATGTCGCCCGTCACAGACTAG